The following coding sequences lie in one Musa acuminata AAA Group cultivar baxijiao chromosome BXJ1-8, Cavendish_Baxijiao_AAA, whole genome shotgun sequence genomic window:
- the LOC135588842 gene encoding GDP-mannose transporter GONST1-like isoform X1, with amino-acid sequence MGSRVVPFSNPRNSPDGVLGRLGSQDTSGLVLNGERSLLISHEQNGGVVPVTSPLVSGRRDISRSMAGLKSFRDVEIDLEDGKVEKDRDNILRGYKPIKLRNQALLSGLAYCISSCSMILVNKFVLSGYDFSAGISLMLYQNLVSVIVVSILSSSGVISTEPLTWKLIRVWLPVNVIFVGMLITSMFSLKYINVAMVTVLKNVTNVITALGETYLFMKHHDKKVWTALFLMIISAISGGATDLSFHATGYAWQIINCFLTASYSLTLRRVMDTAKQVTKSGNLNEFSMVLLNNTLSLPLGLLLIFAFNEVDYLYKTPLLKMPMFWLVITSSGFLGLAISFTSMWFLHQTGATTYSLVGSLNKIPLSIAGIILFKVPTSMENFLSILFGLLAGVLFAKAKMRDGSQS; translated from the exons AGTTGTTCCTTTCAGTAATCCTCGAAACTCTCCTGATGGAGTTCTTGGAAGACTTGGATCTCAAGATACAAGTGGGTTGGTTCTAAATGGAGAAAGATCTCTGCTGATTAGCCATGAACAGAATGGCGGTGTAGTTCCCGTAACAAGTCCACTAGTCAGTGGAAGAAGAGATATCAGCAG GTCGATGGCTGGATTAAAATCTTTTCGTGATGTTGAGATAGACTTGGAAGATGGTAAAGTTGAGAAAGATAGGGATAATATTTTACGTGGCTACAAACCTATAAAGCTACGTAATCAAGCTCTTCTTTCTGGTCTTGCATACTGCATATCATCATGCAGCATGATACTTGTAAACAAGTTTGTGCTGTCAGGCTATGATTTTAGTGCTGGAATATCGTTAATGCTTTACCAG AATCTTGTTTCAGTAATTGTAGTTTCCATTTTGAGTTCATCAGGTGTAATATCAACAGAACCTCTCACATGGAAACTAATCAGAGTCTGGTTGCCGGTGAATGTTATATTTGTTGGGATGCTTATCACAAGCATGTTTAG CTTAAAATACATCAATGTTGCCATGGTAACAGTTCTTAAGAATGTCACTAATGTCATTACTGCTCTGGGGGAAACATATCTTTTCATGAAACATCACGACAAAAAAGTGTGGACAGCCCTGTTCCTAATG ATAATTTCTGCGATTTCTGGAGGGGCAACTGATCTCTCCTTTCATGCAACTGGCTATGCATGGCAGATCATAAATTGTTTTCTGACAGCATCATATTCG TTAACACTACGACGAGTCATGGATACTGCAAAGCAAGTCACTAAATCTGGAAACTTGAATGAATTTTCGATGGTTTTGCTCAATAACACTCTTTCTCTGCCTTTGGGACTTTTGCTTATATTTGCTTTCAATGAGGTGGACTATCTCTATAAAAC GCCACTTTTGAAGATGCCTATGTTCTGGTTGGTGATAACTTCAAGTGGTTTTTTGGGCCTTGCTATCAGCTTCACATCAATGTGGTTTCTTCATCAGACAGGTGCAACTACATATAG CCTTGTAGGATCACTCAATAAGATTCCTCTTTCGATTGCTGGGATCATTCTCTTCAAAGTTCCAACCAGCATGGAGAATTTCTTGAGCATTCTTTTTG GCCTCTTAGCAGGTGTATTGTTTGCAAAAGCAAAAATGCGGGATGGATCTCAGTCCTGA
- the LOC135588842 gene encoding GDP-mannose transporter GONST1-like isoform X2: MGSSNPRNSPDGVLGRLGSQDTSGLVLNGERSLLISHEQNGGVVPVTSPLVSGRRDISRSMAGLKSFRDVEIDLEDGKVEKDRDNILRGYKPIKLRNQALLSGLAYCISSCSMILVNKFVLSGYDFSAGISLMLYQNLVSVIVVSILSSSGVISTEPLTWKLIRVWLPVNVIFVGMLITSMFSLKYINVAMVTVLKNVTNVITALGETYLFMKHHDKKVWTALFLMIISAISGGATDLSFHATGYAWQIINCFLTASYSLTLRRVMDTAKQVTKSGNLNEFSMVLLNNTLSLPLGLLLIFAFNEVDYLYKTPLLKMPMFWLVITSSGFLGLAISFTSMWFLHQTGATTYSLVGSLNKIPLSIAGIILFKVPTSMENFLSILFGLLAGVLFAKAKMRDGSQS, translated from the exons TAATCCTCGAAACTCTCCTGATGGAGTTCTTGGAAGACTTGGATCTCAAGATACAAGTGGGTTGGTTCTAAATGGAGAAAGATCTCTGCTGATTAGCCATGAACAGAATGGCGGTGTAGTTCCCGTAACAAGTCCACTAGTCAGTGGAAGAAGAGATATCAGCAG GTCGATGGCTGGATTAAAATCTTTTCGTGATGTTGAGATAGACTTGGAAGATGGTAAAGTTGAGAAAGATAGGGATAATATTTTACGTGGCTACAAACCTATAAAGCTACGTAATCAAGCTCTTCTTTCTGGTCTTGCATACTGCATATCATCATGCAGCATGATACTTGTAAACAAGTTTGTGCTGTCAGGCTATGATTTTAGTGCTGGAATATCGTTAATGCTTTACCAG AATCTTGTTTCAGTAATTGTAGTTTCCATTTTGAGTTCATCAGGTGTAATATCAACAGAACCTCTCACATGGAAACTAATCAGAGTCTGGTTGCCGGTGAATGTTATATTTGTTGGGATGCTTATCACAAGCATGTTTAG CTTAAAATACATCAATGTTGCCATGGTAACAGTTCTTAAGAATGTCACTAATGTCATTACTGCTCTGGGGGAAACATATCTTTTCATGAAACATCACGACAAAAAAGTGTGGACAGCCCTGTTCCTAATG ATAATTTCTGCGATTTCTGGAGGGGCAACTGATCTCTCCTTTCATGCAACTGGCTATGCATGGCAGATCATAAATTGTTTTCTGACAGCATCATATTCG TTAACACTACGACGAGTCATGGATACTGCAAAGCAAGTCACTAAATCTGGAAACTTGAATGAATTTTCGATGGTTTTGCTCAATAACACTCTTTCTCTGCCTTTGGGACTTTTGCTTATATTTGCTTTCAATGAGGTGGACTATCTCTATAAAAC GCCACTTTTGAAGATGCCTATGTTCTGGTTGGTGATAACTTCAAGTGGTTTTTTGGGCCTTGCTATCAGCTTCACATCAATGTGGTTTCTTCATCAGACAGGTGCAACTACATATAG CCTTGTAGGATCACTCAATAAGATTCCTCTTTCGATTGCTGGGATCATTCTCTTCAAAGTTCCAACCAGCATGGAGAATTTCTTGAGCATTCTTTTTG GCCTCTTAGCAGGTGTATTGTTTGCAAAAGCAAAAATGCGGGATGGATCTCAGTCCTGA
- the LOC135588842 gene encoding GDP-mannose transporter GONST1-like isoform X3: protein MGSRVVPFSNPRNSPDGVLGRLGSQDTSGLVLNGERSLLISHEQNGGVVPVTSPLVSGRRDISRSMAGLKSFRDVEIDLEDGKVEKDRDNILRGYKPIKLRNQALLSGLAYCISSCSMILVNKFVLSGYDFSAGISLMLYQNLVSVIVVSILSSSGVISTEPLTWKLIRVWLPVNVIFVGMLITSMFSLKYINVAMVTVLKNVTNVITALGETYLFMKHHDKKVWTALFLMIISAISGGATDLSFHATGYAWQIINCFLTASYSLTLRRVMDTAKQVTKSGNLNEFSMVLLNNTLSLPLGLLLIFAFNEVDYLYKTLVGSLNKIPLSIAGIILFKVPTSMENFLSILFGLLAGVLFAKAKMRDGSQS, encoded by the exons AGTTGTTCCTTTCAGTAATCCTCGAAACTCTCCTGATGGAGTTCTTGGAAGACTTGGATCTCAAGATACAAGTGGGTTGGTTCTAAATGGAGAAAGATCTCTGCTGATTAGCCATGAACAGAATGGCGGTGTAGTTCCCGTAACAAGTCCACTAGTCAGTGGAAGAAGAGATATCAGCAG GTCGATGGCTGGATTAAAATCTTTTCGTGATGTTGAGATAGACTTGGAAGATGGTAAAGTTGAGAAAGATAGGGATAATATTTTACGTGGCTACAAACCTATAAAGCTACGTAATCAAGCTCTTCTTTCTGGTCTTGCATACTGCATATCATCATGCAGCATGATACTTGTAAACAAGTTTGTGCTGTCAGGCTATGATTTTAGTGCTGGAATATCGTTAATGCTTTACCAG AATCTTGTTTCAGTAATTGTAGTTTCCATTTTGAGTTCATCAGGTGTAATATCAACAGAACCTCTCACATGGAAACTAATCAGAGTCTGGTTGCCGGTGAATGTTATATTTGTTGGGATGCTTATCACAAGCATGTTTAG CTTAAAATACATCAATGTTGCCATGGTAACAGTTCTTAAGAATGTCACTAATGTCATTACTGCTCTGGGGGAAACATATCTTTTCATGAAACATCACGACAAAAAAGTGTGGACAGCCCTGTTCCTAATG ATAATTTCTGCGATTTCTGGAGGGGCAACTGATCTCTCCTTTCATGCAACTGGCTATGCATGGCAGATCATAAATTGTTTTCTGACAGCATCATATTCG TTAACACTACGACGAGTCATGGATACTGCAAAGCAAGTCACTAAATCTGGAAACTTGAATGAATTTTCGATGGTTTTGCTCAATAACACTCTTTCTCTGCCTTTGGGACTTTTGCTTATATTTGCTTTCAATGAGGTGGACTATCTCTATAAAAC CCTTGTAGGATCACTCAATAAGATTCCTCTTTCGATTGCTGGGATCATTCTCTTCAAAGTTCCAACCAGCATGGAGAATTTCTTGAGCATTCTTTTTG GCCTCTTAGCAGGTGTATTGTTTGCAAAAGCAAAAATGCGGGATGGATCTCAGTCCTGA